In Parus major isolate Abel chromosome 3, Parus_major1.1, whole genome shotgun sequence, the following are encoded in one genomic region:
- the IMP3 gene encoding U3 small nucleolar ribonucleoprotein protein IMP3 — translation MVRKLKYHEQKLLRRLDLVNWEASGGNLAEVRALRRYRVGRREDYVQYKALARAVRALARRLRDLGPASAAFRARCAAALLEKLHGLGLVNNRQSLAVCESLSATAFCRRRLPCLLVKLRMAQNLRHAVTFVEQGHVRVGPEVVTDPALLVPRNVEDFITWVDASRLRQKVLDYNQERDDFDLAA, via the coding sequence ATGGTGCGGAAACTGAAGTACCACGAGCAGAAGCTGCTGCGGCGGCTGGACCTGGTGAACTGGGAGGCGTCGGGCGGGAACTTGGCGGAGGTGCGGGCCCTGCGGCGCTACCGGGTGGGCCGGCGGGAGGACTACGTGCAGTACAAGGCTCTGGCCCGCGCCGTGCGCGCCTTGGCCCGGCGGCTCCGTGACCTGGGCCCGGCCAGCGCCGCCTTCCGCGCCCGCTGCGCCGCCGCgctgctggagaagctgcacGGGCTGGGGCTGGTGAACAACCGGCAGTCGCTGGCCGTGTGCGAGAGCCTCTCGGCCACCGCCTTCTGCCGCCGGcgcctgccctgcctgctggtGAAGCTGCGCATGGCGCAGAACCTGCGCCACGCCGTCACCTTCGTGGAGCAGGGGCACGTCCGCGTGGGGCCCGAGGTGGTGACGGACCCTGCGCTCCTCGTGCCCCGCAACGTCGAGGACTTCATCACCTGGGTGGACGCCTCGAGGCTGCGGCAGAAGGTGCTCGACTACAACCAGGAGCGCGACGACTTCGACCTGGCCGCGTAG
- the PLA2G7 gene encoding platelet-activating factor acetylhydrolase isoform X3, producing MRLLPPALCASPGPAWSGGVTPGSSVKAPMEMWSTSSTEKFYRIPEGKGPHSVGCTDLMTENAVEGSFLRLYYPAYDATDIEEARWIPDKEYYQGLSDFLNMYRVVGERLFHYYVGSVTCPAKSNAAFKPGEKYPLLVFSHGLGAFRTIYSAICIEMASQGFIVAAVEHRDESASATYYCKKRSVSESPEESTPNMEKEWIYYRKLKTGEEERCLRHKQVQQRAQECIKALNLILKINSGEEVTNVLHSDFDWNSLKDSVDTSRIAVMGHSFGGATVIESLSKEIRFRCGIALDVWMLPVGDDIYQNSVQQPLLFINSEKFQWAENILKIKKLISNDANKKMITIKGSVHQSFPDFTFVSGGIIARFFKLKGEIDPNEAIDISNHASLAFLQKHLSLKKDFDQWDSLVDGIGPNVIPGTNIDTSAAEPE from the exons ATGCGGCTGCTTCCCCCCGCGCTCTGCGCATCGCCGGGGCCAGCCTGGAGCGGAGGGGTCACCCCAG GTTCGTCAGTGAAGGCACCAATGGAAATGtggagcaccagcagcactgagaagtTTTACAGGATCCCTGAAGGAAAGGGACCACACTCGGTTGGATGTACAGACCTGatgacagaaaatgcagttgAG GGAAGCTTTTTGCGCCTGTATTATCCAGCATATGATGCCACAGATATCGAAGAGGCACGATGGATTCCAGACAAAGAATACTACCAGGGACTTTCTGACTTCCTTAATATGTACCGGGTTGTAGGAGAACGGCTTTTCCATTACTATGTTG gTTCAGTGACCTGTCCTGCAAAgtcaaatgctgcttttaagCCAGGAGAAAAATACCCACTTCTTGTTTTTTCCCATGGACTTGGAGCTTTTCG GACAATCTATTCTGCTATTTGCATAGAGATGGCATCTCAGGGCTTTATAGTGGCTGCTGTGGAGCACAG AGATGAATCTGCTTCAGCCACGTATTATTGTAAAAAAAGGTCAGTTTCTGAGTCACCTGAAGAGTCTACACCTAACATGGAGAAAGAGTGGATCTACTACAGGAAACTGAAAACTGGAGAGGAGGAGCGTTGCTTGCGCCATAAGCAG GTGCAGCAAAGAGCACAGGAGTGTATCAAAGCTCTCAATctcattcttaaaataaattcaggagAGGAAGTAACAAATGTACTACATTCAGACTTTGACTGGAACAGCCTAAAG GATTCTGTTGATACTAGCAGAATAGCTGTGATGGGACACTCTTTTGGTGGTGCTACAGTTATTGAAAGTCTCAGCAAAGAAATAAGATTCAG GTGTGGCATTGCCCTCGATGTATGGATGCTTCCTGTAGGTGATGACATTTACCAAAACAGCGTCCAGCAACCACTGCTTTTTATCAACTCTGAAAAGTTCCAGTGGGCTGAGAACATCTTAAAGATTAAGAAGCTCATCTCCAATGACGCAAACAAGAAAATGATCACTATCAA GGGGTCAGTCCATCAGAGCTTTCCTGATTTCACCTTTGTGAGCGGGGGAATCATTGCAAGATTTTTCAAATTGAAAGGAGAAATAGATCCAAATGAAGCTATTGATATCAGCAATCATGCTTCATTAGCCTTCCTACAGAAACATCTGA GTCTTAAGAAGGATTTTGATCAGTGGGATTCTCTTGTGGATGGCATAGGACCCAATGTTATTCCTGGAACCAATATTGACACATCTGCAGCTGAACCTGAATAA
- the PLA2G7 gene encoding platelet-activating factor acetylhydrolase isoform X1 → MTLSLPYRGTAQHLGGRGLRWDAQALLAMAPCQKLAFQAQGRFLPERLSQLETKAKFGPSPSGRARQSLCLRQRRPPVGAAAARPAPEGRGWPEGTSCCSGQRDGSRGQPGHRTTGSSVKAPMEMWSTSSTEKFYRIPEGKGPHSVGCTDLMTENAVEGSFLRLYYPAYDATDIEEARWIPDKEYYQGLSDFLNMYRVVGERLFHYYVGSVTCPAKSNAAFKPGEKYPLLVFSHGLGAFRTIYSAICIEMASQGFIVAAVEHRDESASATYYCKKRSVSESPEESTPNMEKEWIYYRKLKTGEEERCLRHKQVQQRAQECIKALNLILKINSGEEVTNVLHSDFDWNSLKDSVDTSRIAVMGHSFGGATVIESLSKEIRFRCGIALDVWMLPVGDDIYQNSVQQPLLFINSEKFQWAENILKIKKLISNDANKKMITIKGSVHQSFPDFTFVSGGIIARFFKLKGEIDPNEAIDISNHASLAFLQKHLSLKKDFDQWDSLVDGIGPNVIPGTNIDTSAAEPE, encoded by the exons ATGACCCTGTCCCTGCCATACCGGGGCACGGCCCAGCACCTCGGCGGCCGCGGGCTCCGCTGGGACGCGCAGGCTTTGTTGGCCATGGCTCCATGCCAGAAACTCGCTTTCCAGGCCCAGGGACGATTTCTCCCAGAAAGATTGTCTCAGCTGGAAACTAAGGCAAAGTTTGGTCCCTCCCCTTCGGGGAGAGCCCGGCAGTCGCTGTGCCTGCGACAGAGGCGGCCTCCTGTGGGAGCAGCCGCTGCTCGCCCGGCTCCGGAGGGCCGCGGGTGGCCAGAGGGgacctcctgctgctctggacaGCGGGACGGGAGCAGAGGGCAGCCAGGACACCGCACAACAG GTTCGTCAGTGAAGGCACCAATGGAAATGtggagcaccagcagcactgagaagtTTTACAGGATCCCTGAAGGAAAGGGACCACACTCGGTTGGATGTACAGACCTGatgacagaaaatgcagttgAG GGAAGCTTTTTGCGCCTGTATTATCCAGCATATGATGCCACAGATATCGAAGAGGCACGATGGATTCCAGACAAAGAATACTACCAGGGACTTTCTGACTTCCTTAATATGTACCGGGTTGTAGGAGAACGGCTTTTCCATTACTATGTTG gTTCAGTGACCTGTCCTGCAAAgtcaaatgctgcttttaagCCAGGAGAAAAATACCCACTTCTTGTTTTTTCCCATGGACTTGGAGCTTTTCG GACAATCTATTCTGCTATTTGCATAGAGATGGCATCTCAGGGCTTTATAGTGGCTGCTGTGGAGCACAG AGATGAATCTGCTTCAGCCACGTATTATTGTAAAAAAAGGTCAGTTTCTGAGTCACCTGAAGAGTCTACACCTAACATGGAGAAAGAGTGGATCTACTACAGGAAACTGAAAACTGGAGAGGAGGAGCGTTGCTTGCGCCATAAGCAG GTGCAGCAAAGAGCACAGGAGTGTATCAAAGCTCTCAATctcattcttaaaataaattcaggagAGGAAGTAACAAATGTACTACATTCAGACTTTGACTGGAACAGCCTAAAG GATTCTGTTGATACTAGCAGAATAGCTGTGATGGGACACTCTTTTGGTGGTGCTACAGTTATTGAAAGTCTCAGCAAAGAAATAAGATTCAG GTGTGGCATTGCCCTCGATGTATGGATGCTTCCTGTAGGTGATGACATTTACCAAAACAGCGTCCAGCAACCACTGCTTTTTATCAACTCTGAAAAGTTCCAGTGGGCTGAGAACATCTTAAAGATTAAGAAGCTCATCTCCAATGACGCAAACAAGAAAATGATCACTATCAA GGGGTCAGTCCATCAGAGCTTTCCTGATTTCACCTTTGTGAGCGGGGGAATCATTGCAAGATTTTTCAAATTGAAAGGAGAAATAGATCCAAATGAAGCTATTGATATCAGCAATCATGCTTCATTAGCCTTCCTACAGAAACATCTGA GTCTTAAGAAGGATTTTGATCAGTGGGATTCTCTTGTGGATGGCATAGGACCCAATGTTATTCCTGGAACCAATATTGACACATCTGCAGCTGAACCTGAATAA
- the PLA2G7 gene encoding platelet-activating factor acetylhydrolase isoform X2, giving the protein MHRPVFLQQQNSPSVRFVAPQISRVPARPRQPKVSSHFSVSAQCCLLLGIQDTTRKIPGRTGSSVKAPMEMWSTSSTEKFYRIPEGKGPHSVGCTDLMTENAVEGSFLRLYYPAYDATDIEEARWIPDKEYYQGLSDFLNMYRVVGERLFHYYVGSVTCPAKSNAAFKPGEKYPLLVFSHGLGAFRTIYSAICIEMASQGFIVAAVEHRDESASATYYCKKRSVSESPEESTPNMEKEWIYYRKLKTGEEERCLRHKQVQQRAQECIKALNLILKINSGEEVTNVLHSDFDWNSLKDSVDTSRIAVMGHSFGGATVIESLSKEIRFRCGIALDVWMLPVGDDIYQNSVQQPLLFINSEKFQWAENILKIKKLISNDANKKMITIKGSVHQSFPDFTFVSGGIIARFFKLKGEIDPNEAIDISNHASLAFLQKHLSLKKDFDQWDSLVDGIGPNVIPGTNIDTSAAEPE; this is encoded by the exons ATGCACAGGCCggttttccttcagcagcagaattctCCCTCTGTGCGGTTCGTAGCACCGCAAATCTCCCGAGTGCCGGCGCGGCCTCGCCAGCCAAAGGTTTCATCCCACTTTTCTGTAAGTGCACAGTGCTGTCTGCTCCTTGGGATTCAGGATACAACAAGGAAAATCCCCGGTAGAACAG GTTCGTCAGTGAAGGCACCAATGGAAATGtggagcaccagcagcactgagaagtTTTACAGGATCCCTGAAGGAAAGGGACCACACTCGGTTGGATGTACAGACCTGatgacagaaaatgcagttgAG GGAAGCTTTTTGCGCCTGTATTATCCAGCATATGATGCCACAGATATCGAAGAGGCACGATGGATTCCAGACAAAGAATACTACCAGGGACTTTCTGACTTCCTTAATATGTACCGGGTTGTAGGAGAACGGCTTTTCCATTACTATGTTG gTTCAGTGACCTGTCCTGCAAAgtcaaatgctgcttttaagCCAGGAGAAAAATACCCACTTCTTGTTTTTTCCCATGGACTTGGAGCTTTTCG GACAATCTATTCTGCTATTTGCATAGAGATGGCATCTCAGGGCTTTATAGTGGCTGCTGTGGAGCACAG AGATGAATCTGCTTCAGCCACGTATTATTGTAAAAAAAGGTCAGTTTCTGAGTCACCTGAAGAGTCTACACCTAACATGGAGAAAGAGTGGATCTACTACAGGAAACTGAAAACTGGAGAGGAGGAGCGTTGCTTGCGCCATAAGCAG GTGCAGCAAAGAGCACAGGAGTGTATCAAAGCTCTCAATctcattcttaaaataaattcaggagAGGAAGTAACAAATGTACTACATTCAGACTTTGACTGGAACAGCCTAAAG GATTCTGTTGATACTAGCAGAATAGCTGTGATGGGACACTCTTTTGGTGGTGCTACAGTTATTGAAAGTCTCAGCAAAGAAATAAGATTCAG GTGTGGCATTGCCCTCGATGTATGGATGCTTCCTGTAGGTGATGACATTTACCAAAACAGCGTCCAGCAACCACTGCTTTTTATCAACTCTGAAAAGTTCCAGTGGGCTGAGAACATCTTAAAGATTAAGAAGCTCATCTCCAATGACGCAAACAAGAAAATGATCACTATCAA GGGGTCAGTCCATCAGAGCTTTCCTGATTTCACCTTTGTGAGCGGGGGAATCATTGCAAGATTTTTCAAATTGAAAGGAGAAATAGATCCAAATGAAGCTATTGATATCAGCAATCATGCTTCATTAGCCTTCCTACAGAAACATCTGA GTCTTAAGAAGGATTTTGATCAGTGGGATTCTCTTGTGGATGGCATAGGACCCAATGTTATTCCTGGAACCAATATTGACACATCTGCAGCTGAACCTGAATAA